A region of the Lycium barbarum isolate Lr01 chromosome 1, ASM1917538v2, whole genome shotgun sequence genome:
CATAACTACTGTTCAGTAGATACATTGTTTCTTTGGATACAATTAGAATGAATTTGTATTTTGTTGATTGTAGTATAGTTAAATAGATACATTATTTTTCTTTCTGGATACAATTAGAATAATTTTTTTGTTGCATGTAGTGTATTTAAATTTGTCATTGCTGCATACTGAGTTTTTGACTGTTGTTGAACTGAATAATGCAGAGTAAGTTTTTTCTGAAAGATCCTTCTGCTCATTCGGTGCACATGAGTTGTTACACCAATGTTGAAGTATTTAAAGATCTCAAGGACAAACTAACTGATAAGTAGTACAAAATATTTGGGGAAACTTGCTTTGGTGTATTCACCCGAATGCAACACTGTGATGTTCAAGCACAAATGTTGAGGTGCTGCATGGTGAGAGAACTTATTGGAAGTACTCCTGATGCTTTTTTGATTGATATAAATGGTAATGAATTGCGGTTTTCTATTAGAGAATTTGCAATAATAACTGGTTTGAAGTGTGTTGGTGATGAAAATGCTTTTAAAGTTAACCGCAAGGGTAAAAATAGGATTTTGGAGATATATTTTGGTGGTTCTAAGAAAATGCCCTCAAAGGCAGATTTGATTGAATACTTCACGGATAAAAATTGGGGCCTCAATGATGTTGATGCCGTTAAGATTGCTGTCCTCTATTTCATTCATACCTATATCTTGTCCAATGAGAAGAATACAGTAAAAATACCAAGGTTACACTTTGATTTGGTAGAGTCTGGAAGATACGTGGATTACCCATGGGGTAAGAAAACATTCAATGAGTTGATTAAAAGTATGACTCACAAGATGACTTCTGAGAAAAAGTTTTATAGGCTTCATGGAATGCCACTTGCTATGCAAGTTTGGCTTTATGAGTGTTGTTCATTTGTTGACGCCACTCTTGCAGTCAAGACGGGCAACAACATTCCCAGAATGCTGAATTGGACGACCATTGAAAGTTAACCAAGCTTTAAGGAACTGATGGACGGCATGTTTAAAGAAGATAACACCCCGATAAAATGCTGTACTCAACATTGTTATATAAGTTTCCTTCATGTATTTAAATTTTTACtgtttctttattttatattttgacaAATGTATTATATTTTCTTGTTATAATCATAAATATGGAACTACTGTTTTTGACATTTATTTTGATACAATGCAGTCAAAGACACAGTGTATCAACTTTATACTTCACTGTAGTCTATGTTGCATTTTCTTGATGTATTCATAAATCTGCAATACAATTCTTGGATACAATGTCATTTTGACTATAGTATATACTTGATACACTGTTTCTGATATTATTTTGATACAATGCAGTCAAAGACACAGTGTatcaactttatatttcactGTAGTCTATGTTGCTTTTCTTGTTGTATTC
Encoded here:
- the LOC132610441 gene encoding uncharacterized protein LOC132610441, whose product is MQHCDVQAQMLRCCMVRELIGSTPDAFLIDINGNELRFSIREFAIITGLKCVGDENAFKVNRKGKNRILEIYFGGSKKMPSKADLIEYFTDKNWGLNDVDAVKIAVLYFIHTYILSNEKNTVKIPRLHFDLVESGRYVDYPWGKKTFNELIKSMTHKMTSEKKFYRLHGMPLAMQVWLYECCSFVDATLAVKTGNNIPRMLNWTTIEIKDTVQRHSVSTLYFTVVYVAFLVEMHIFANIVPTVNELACLQLPPLVNGVPESTTAPVLDDDDFASTPPHNDTHQKGVVQSESPPSKKRRQMSVGTSSSKKADLQPETISISNIAPRRKTTIVQTRKSASPIGNEQVHVNTTSVQFPTSTKQDELCLMRQEIDEFKKSVKDEFNDLHKLINDNLTTILQAIEAIKGNKDSEKGAARESTFQQHDNGIHNKSPIQNGSYTAHFPTEVSDELPVSVYFCIQNT